In one window of Rathayibacter caricis DSM 15933 DNA:
- a CDS encoding EamA family transporter, with translation MTTTAPPRRLGSGLVLALAAAAAFGLGGPFVKPLLEAGWTPSAAVLWRAGGAALVLAIPAALSLRGKAHVLRRNLGTIGLYGVFAVVAAQLCFYSAIEHMSVGIALLIEYLAPVFLVLFAWARTRRHPGRFTLAGSALALAGLVLVLDLSGESTPELIGIAWALTASLGLCVYYVIAGRVDPELPPIALTAGAMTVGAAILLLLGVTGITPLRATFGDVVFLGNEVSWAVPAAVILGMSTVLAYLLGIQGGSRLGTRIASFVGLTEVLFSIVAAWALLGELPAPIQFAGGALILTGVVLVRLQAEEPAPVEPAAQEPPVPVRSS, from the coding sequence ATGACCACCACGGCACCCCCGCGCCGCCTCGGCTCCGGTCTCGTGCTGGCACTCGCCGCGGCGGCCGCCTTCGGGCTGGGCGGCCCGTTCGTGAAGCCGCTCCTCGAAGCGGGCTGGACCCCCTCGGCCGCCGTGCTCTGGCGCGCGGGAGGCGCGGCGCTCGTCCTCGCGATCCCCGCGGCGCTCTCCCTCCGCGGCAAGGCGCACGTGCTGCGCCGCAACCTCGGCACGATCGGGCTCTACGGAGTCTTCGCCGTCGTGGCCGCACAGCTCTGCTTCTACAGCGCCATCGAGCACATGTCGGTCGGCATCGCCCTGTTGATCGAGTACCTGGCGCCCGTGTTCCTCGTCCTCTTCGCCTGGGCCCGCACCCGGAGGCACCCCGGCCGCTTCACGCTCGCCGGCTCGGCGCTCGCACTGGCCGGCCTGGTGCTGGTACTGGATCTGTCGGGTGAGTCCACCCCCGAGCTGATCGGCATCGCGTGGGCGCTCACCGCGTCCCTCGGGCTCTGCGTCTACTACGTGATCGCCGGCCGCGTCGATCCGGAGCTGCCGCCGATCGCCCTGACCGCGGGCGCGATGACCGTCGGCGCCGCGATCCTGCTCCTGCTCGGGGTGACCGGCATCACTCCGCTGCGCGCGACCTTCGGCGACGTGGTGTTCCTCGGGAACGAGGTCTCCTGGGCGGTGCCGGCCGCGGTGATCCTGGGCATGTCGACCGTGCTGGCGTACCTCCTCGGCATCCAGGGCGGCTCCCGACTCGGCACCCGGATCGCCTCGTTCGTCGGGCTCACCGAGGTGCTCTTCTCGATCGTCGCTGCGTGGGCACTCCTGGGCGAGCTGCCCGCGCCGATCCAGTTCGCGGGCGGCGCGCTGATCCTCACCGGGGTCGTGCTCGTGCGACTGCAGGCGGAGGAGCCGGCGCCGGTCGAGCCCGCGGCGCAGGAGCCGCCGGTCCCGGTCCGGAGCAGCTGA
- a CDS encoding HAD family hydrolase has product MTADSTSDTITTTHVTRTTAVLFDIDGTLVDSNFLHIEAWARAFWQCDLEVPAWRIQRAIGADSSELIGMLTDDDVDEQTRTQLKTLHAKNYAELGPRLVLLPGARELVQAIAERGARVVLATSAPQEELDLLLRVLDLGDAVHAVTSGEDVDTAKPDPGIIAIALERAEVGPDDAIMIGDASWDVLAAEKAGLATVAVLSGGTGEHELREAGAVAVYDDAAAILSDLDGGPVASLLR; this is encoded by the coding sequence ATGACGGCAGACAGCACGAGCGACACCATCACCACGACGCACGTCACCCGCACCACCGCGGTGCTCTTCGACATCGACGGCACGCTCGTCGACTCGAACTTCCTGCACATCGAGGCGTGGGCGCGCGCGTTCTGGCAGTGCGACCTCGAGGTGCCGGCCTGGCGCATCCAGCGCGCGATCGGCGCCGACTCGTCCGAGCTGATCGGCATGCTGACCGACGACGACGTCGACGAGCAGACCCGCACGCAGCTGAAGACGCTGCACGCGAAGAACTACGCCGAGCTCGGACCCCGACTGGTGCTGCTCCCCGGGGCGCGCGAGCTGGTGCAGGCGATCGCCGAGCGGGGCGCGCGCGTGGTCCTCGCGACGTCGGCACCGCAGGAGGAGCTGGACCTCCTCCTGCGCGTGCTCGATCTGGGCGACGCGGTGCACGCGGTCACCAGCGGGGAGGACGTGGACACGGCGAAGCCCGACCCCGGGATCATCGCGATCGCGCTCGAGCGCGCGGAGGTCGGACCCGATGACGCGATCATGATCGGCGACGCCTCGTGGGACGTGCTCGCGGCCGAGAAGGCCGGACTCGCGACGGTCGCCGTCCTCTCGGGCGGCACCGGCGAGCACGAGCTGCGCGAAGCGGGCGCCGTCGCGGTGTACGACGACGCCGCCGCGATCCTGTCGGACCTCGACGGCGGGCCGGTGGCGAGCCTGCTGCGCTGA
- a CDS encoding GNAT family N-acetyltransferase, with product MSGAEAVSVRLERTGSPEVDALLDLAGAPSALDREHERLFVARSGADGAALGLVALAPGPDDFAELVRLVVLPAARRQGVARHLVLAAESWARVQRIRTLRFRSDAADPATAAGARALGFTEVDGFGAHVGDDSALCFAKSV from the coding sequence GTGAGCGGCGCGGAGGCCGTGAGCGTGCGACTCGAGCGCACGGGCTCCCCCGAGGTCGACGCGCTGCTGGACCTCGCAGGAGCGCCCTCCGCACTCGACCGCGAGCACGAGCGCCTGTTCGTCGCGCGGAGCGGAGCGGACGGCGCCGCCCTCGGGCTCGTCGCCCTGGCCCCCGGCCCCGACGACTTCGCCGAGCTCGTGCGCCTGGTCGTCCTGCCCGCGGCGCGGCGGCAGGGGGTGGCCCGCCACCTGGTCCTCGCGGCCGAGTCGTGGGCGCGGGTCCAGCGGATCCGGACGCTGCGGTTCCGCTCCGACGCGGCGGATCCGGCGACCGCCGCCGGAGCCCGGGCGCTCGGCTTCACGGAGGTCGACGGCTTCGGCGCGCACGTCGGGGACGACTCCGCGCTGTGCTTCGCGAAGTCGGTCTGA
- a CDS encoding DUF6578 domain-containing protein, with amino-acid sequence MISEHTVHERDGADAEPARNGTAADEAARDGTATDEAARIGTATDEAATGGAPADEAVNDDLVDVELEGWAMTCCGEPFAVGDRVTWTLIALEPRSPGVRPRLLEEHHEPTRPARPVAGVVRGLVGRTVLGARLAIGEGVLVPDRSRRRVQRLDGWDGTRGGIDLTAVLEIDDRTDLPEYEALREAVRESPPPPPAEVIAALHERLVRLHHDHGARLRIRSLHGGRRASLLPEAEGARPVHWSVGPTSVSVNLGDRRFLLPADADGVAEVDRILDAIVRGDVAQGGLTPPLARSNVPSSPW; translated from the coding sequence ATGATCAGCGAGCACACCGTCCACGAGCGCGACGGGGCCGACGCCGAACCGGCGAGGAACGGAACGGCGGCGGACGAAGCAGCGAGGGACGGAACGGCGACCGACGAGGCAGCGAGGATCGGAACGGCGACGGACGAGGCCGCGACGGGCGGAGCGCCGGCGGACGAAGCGGTGAACGACGACCTCGTCGACGTCGAGCTGGAGGGGTGGGCGATGACCTGCTGCGGGGAGCCGTTCGCGGTCGGCGACAGGGTGACCTGGACGCTGATCGCGCTCGAGCCTCGGAGCCCGGGGGTCCGCCCGAGGTTACTGGAGGAGCACCACGAGCCGACGAGGCCCGCTCGACCGGTGGCGGGCGTGGTCCGCGGGCTGGTCGGACGCACGGTCCTCGGCGCACGGCTCGCGATCGGCGAGGGAGTCCTCGTTCCGGACCGGAGTCGGCGGCGCGTGCAGCGGCTCGACGGCTGGGACGGCACTCGCGGCGGGATCGACCTGACGGCGGTCCTCGAGATCGACGACCGCACGGACCTCCCCGAGTACGAGGCGCTGCGGGAGGCCGTGCGCGAATCGCCTCCTCCGCCGCCGGCCGAGGTGATCGCTGCGCTCCACGAGCGGCTGGTGCGGCTGCACCACGACCACGGGGCGCGGCTGCGCATCCGCTCTCTGCACGGGGGACGGAGGGCGAGCCTGCTGCCCGAGGCGGAGGGCGCCCGTCCGGTGCACTGGAGTGTCGGTCCGACGTCGGTGTCCGTGAACCTCGGCGACCGACGCTTCCTGCTGCCCGCCGACGCCGACGGCGTCGCCGAGGTGGACCGGATCCTCGACGCGATCGTGCGGGGCGACGTCGCGCAAGGGGGTCTCACCCCGCCTCTCGCCCGGAGTAACGTGCCGTCCTCCCCCTGGTGA
- a CDS encoding DEAD/DEAH box helicase, with protein MPKNKKPAGGRPAKNFEPNRFGASSGKSQLGGRSRFPATKPGARSEGHRGYRPVDENAPKKARWNADERAARADERSSERPARSYDRDERPARSADRGDRPVRSYDRTDRPARSFDRSDRPARSFDRSERPARSYDRDERPARSSERSDRPARSFDRNDRPARSFDRTDRPARSYDRDDRPARSADRGDRPARSFDRNDRPARSFDRTDRPARSYDRDDRPARSAERSDRPARSFDRSDRPARSFDRTDRPARSYDRDERPVRSSERSDRPARSFDRGDRPAARSFERTDRPARTSYDRTDRSAGGARGPRRDSSDFYPSRDTRGSHQVDDVVLERLEATATLAVDVEGVSFGDLGLGANIVRQLTSMGAAAPFPIQAATIPEVLRGKDVLGRGKTGSGKTIAFGAPVVERLMENNGGKDRKQGRAPRALILAPTRELAMQIDRTVQPIARSVGLFTTTIFGGVPQYKQVGALQRGVDIVIATPGRLEDLVEQGRLDLSKVTITVLDEADHMCDLGFLEPVQRILRRTATGGQRLLFSATLDKGVATLVDEFLVEPSVHEVAGEDQASSTIDHRVLVIEHRDKAEIIEQLAAREGKTLIFARTRAFAEQLAEQLEHADIPATSLHGDLNQSRRTRNLALLTSGRVDVLVATDVAARGIHVDDIDLVIQADAPDEYKTYLHRSGRTGRAGKKGTVVTLITRNRRHRMEELLERAEIEADMVQAFPGDRVLAEISAPAE; from the coding sequence ATGCCCAAGAACAAGAAGCCCGCCGGCGGACGCCCCGCCAAGAACTTCGAGCCCAACCGCTTCGGCGCGTCCAGCGGCAAATCGCAGCTCGGAGGCCGTTCGCGCTTCCCCGCGACCAAGCCCGGCGCGCGCAGCGAGGGTCACCGCGGCTACCGCCCGGTCGACGAGAACGCGCCCAAGAAGGCGCGCTGGAACGCCGACGAGCGCGCCGCCCGCGCCGACGAGCGCAGCAGCGAGCGCCCCGCCCGCTCGTACGACCGCGACGAGCGCCCCGCGCGCTCGGCCGATCGCGGCGACCGCCCCGTGCGCTCCTACGACCGGACCGACCGCCCCGCGCGGTCGTTCGACCGCAGCGACCGTCCGGCGCGGTCCTTCGACCGCAGCGAGCGCCCCGCCCGGTCGTACGACCGCGACGAGCGCCCTGCACGCTCCTCCGAGCGCAGCGACCGCCCGGCTCGGTCCTTCGACCGCAACGACCGTCCGGCTCGGTCCTTCGACCGCACCGACCGTCCGGCTCGGTCGTACGACCGCGATGACCGCCCGGCTCGCTCGGCCGACCGCGGCGACCGCCCCGCTCGCTCCTTCGACCGCAACGACCGTCCGGCGCGTTCCTTCGACCGGACCGACCGCCCGGCCCGTTCCTACGACCGCGATGACCGCCCGGCTCGCTCGGCCGAGCGCAGCGACCGTCCCGCCCGCTCCTTCGACCGCTCGGACCGTCCGGCCCGCTCGTTCGACCGGACCGACCGCCCGGCCCGCTCCTACGACCGCGACGAGCGCCCCGTCCGCTCCTCCGAGCGCAGCGACCGCCCCGCCCGCTCGTTCGACCGCGGCGACCGTCCGGCCGCCCGCTCCTTCGAGCGCACCGACCGCCCGGCGCGCACCTCGTACGACCGCACCGACCGCTCCGCCGGCGGCGCCCGCGGGCCCCGCCGCGACTCCTCCGACTTCTACCCCTCGCGCGACACCCGCGGCTCGCACCAGGTCGACGACGTCGTCCTCGAGCGCCTCGAGGCGACCGCGACCCTCGCGGTCGACGTCGAGGGCGTGTCCTTCGGCGACCTCGGCCTGGGCGCGAACATCGTCCGCCAGCTGACCTCGATGGGAGCGGCGGCGCCGTTCCCGATCCAGGCCGCCACGATCCCCGAGGTGCTCCGCGGGAAGGACGTCCTCGGCCGCGGCAAGACCGGCTCCGGCAAGACCATCGCCTTCGGCGCTCCCGTCGTCGAGCGTCTGATGGAGAACAACGGAGGCAAGGACCGCAAGCAGGGCCGCGCCCCCCGCGCGCTCATCCTCGCCCCGACCCGCGAGCTCGCGATGCAGATCGACCGCACCGTGCAGCCCATCGCGCGCTCGGTCGGCCTCTTCACCACGACGATCTTCGGCGGCGTCCCCCAGTACAAGCAGGTCGGCGCCCTCCAGCGCGGGGTCGACATCGTCATCGCGACGCCGGGCCGTCTCGAGGACCTCGTCGAGCAGGGCCGCCTCGACCTGTCGAAGGTGACCATCACGGTCCTCGACGAGGCCGACCACATGTGCGACCTCGGCTTCCTCGAGCCGGTGCAGCGGATCCTCCGCCGCACCGCGACCGGCGGACAGCGACTGCTCTTCTCGGCCACGCTCGACAAGGGCGTCGCGACGCTCGTCGACGAGTTCCTGGTCGAGCCGAGCGTGCACGAAGTCGCCGGCGAGGACCAGGCGTCCTCGACGATCGACCACCGCGTCCTGGTCATCGAGCACCGCGACAAGGCCGAGATCATCGAGCAGCTCGCCGCACGCGAGGGCAAGACGCTGATCTTCGCCCGCACCCGCGCCTTCGCCGAGCAGCTCGCCGAGCAGCTCGAGCACGCGGACATCCCCGCGACCAGCCTGCACGGCGACCTCAACCAGTCGCGCCGCACGCGCAACCTCGCGCTGCTGACCAGCGGCCGCGTCGACGTGCTCGTCGCGACCGACGTCGCCGCGCGCGGCATCCACGTGGACGACATCGACCTGGTCATCCAGGCCGACGCGCCGGACGAGTACAAGACGTACCTGCACCGCTCGGGCCGCACCGGTCGCGCGGGCAAGAAGGGCACCGTCGTCACGCTCATCACGCGCAACCGCCGCCACCGCATGGAGGAGCTCCTCGAGCGCGCCGAGATCGAGGCCGACATGGTCCAGGCGTTCCCGGGCGACCGCGTGCTCGCCGAGATCAGCGCTCCCGCCGAGTAG
- a CDS encoding alpha/beta hydrolase, with amino-acid sequence MRKTSRTPRSFALSAATLALTAAALAGCASAAPVSEPIAQAAGAVPSTQYSDIPVTADLVYDESTGQAVDVCSPVDAVDSAPLPAVLVVHGGSWARGDKADANWRPLCQWLASEGFVAVSVNYRLAPAAVFPAQIDDVSAALDWLLAPEQTGRLGIDPERVAAFGGSAGGNLASLLGTDDDTSSELAAVVDLSGPSDLTAAGLADDDPVVGVAAAVRTYLDCPDLAACPAAEEASPISHVDGSEPPFLIAHSADERVSLSQSASFAAALKEAGAPVELLVVPGALHSIALLDDALRSTIVDFLHAHLDAPAVQTLSLEPAGAAEPTS; translated from the coding sequence ATGCGCAAGACCTCCCGAACCCCGCGATCCTTCGCCCTGTCCGCAGCGACCCTCGCGCTCACCGCCGCCGCCCTCGCGGGCTGCGCGAGCGCGGCTCCCGTGTCCGAGCCGATCGCCCAGGCGGCGGGCGCCGTGCCCTCGACGCAGTACTCCGACATCCCCGTCACCGCCGATCTCGTCTACGACGAGTCGACCGGCCAGGCCGTCGACGTCTGCTCGCCCGTCGACGCCGTCGACTCCGCTCCGCTGCCCGCGGTGCTGGTCGTGCACGGCGGCAGCTGGGCCCGCGGCGACAAGGCCGACGCGAACTGGCGGCCGCTGTGCCAGTGGCTCGCCTCCGAGGGCTTCGTCGCCGTCTCGGTGAACTACCGGCTCGCTCCGGCCGCGGTCTTCCCCGCGCAGATCGACGACGTCTCGGCCGCGCTCGACTGGCTCCTCGCCCCCGAGCAGACCGGGCGGCTGGGCATCGATCCGGAGCGGGTCGCCGCGTTCGGCGGATCGGCCGGCGGCAACCTCGCCTCGCTGCTGGGCACGGACGACGACACCTCCTCGGAGCTCGCCGCGGTCGTCGACCTGAGCGGCCCCTCCGACCTGACCGCCGCGGGCCTCGCCGACGACGACCCGGTCGTGGGCGTCGCCGCCGCCGTCCGCACCTACCTCGACTGCCCCGACCTCGCCGCGTGCCCCGCGGCCGAGGAGGCGTCGCCGATCTCGCACGTCGACGGCAGCGAGCCCCCGTTCCTGATCGCCCACTCGGCCGACGAGCGCGTGTCGCTCTCGCAGTCCGCGTCGTTCGCGGCCGCCCTGAAGGAGGCCGGCGCCCCGGTCGAGCTCCTCGTCGTCCCTGGAGCGCTGCACTCCATCGCCCTGCTCGACGACGCACTGCGCTCGACGATCGTCGACTTCCTGCACGCGCACCTCGACGCTCCGGCCGTGCAGACCCTCTCCCTCGAGCCGGCGGGAGCGGCGGAGCCGACCTCGTGA
- a CDS encoding CGNR zinc finger domain-containing protein, with protein MVFAHDVEASLTSTAFLVNTLPELSHTGEDELATLEQLDDFLRINRYTGSREHSTAELDAVRSVRSSLRSLWLTSAEEDLVALVNGMLEQGRALPQLVRHGLWGWHLHATRDESPLATRIVVEAAMAFVDVVRGDERDRIRICAAEDCEAVLVDFSRNRSKRYCDTGNCGNRANVAAYRARRATAEA; from the coding sequence ATGGTTTTCGCTCATGACGTCGAGGCCTCCCTCACCTCGACGGCCTTCCTCGTCAACACGCTGCCCGAGCTCTCGCACACGGGCGAGGACGAGCTCGCCACCCTCGAGCAGCTCGACGACTTCCTCCGCATCAACCGCTACACGGGCAGCCGCGAGCACTCGACGGCGGAGCTCGACGCCGTCCGCTCCGTCCGCTCCTCCCTCCGCTCGCTCTGGCTGACGAGCGCCGAGGAGGACCTCGTGGCCCTGGTCAACGGGATGCTCGAGCAGGGCCGGGCGCTGCCGCAGCTCGTGCGGCACGGACTCTGGGGTTGGCACCTGCACGCGACGCGCGACGAGAGTCCGCTCGCCACCCGCATCGTCGTGGAGGCGGCGATGGCCTTCGTCGACGTGGTGCGCGGGGACGAGCGCGATCGCATCCGGATCTGCGCGGCGGAGGACTGCGAGGCGGTGCTCGTCGACTTCTCGCGCAACCGCTCCAAGCGGTACTGCGACACGGGGAACTGCGGCAACCGGGCGAACGTGGCGGCGTACCGGGCGCGGCGCGCGACGGCGGAGGCGTGA
- a CDS encoding YcnI family protein, producing the protein MTSITPSSAARSSAARSSSGRPSQRLRLVGSGALVAAGSVALALAAPTAASAHVSATASTTAAGAYTVVTFSLAHGCEGSPTTGLTITIPDGINSVSPTVNPNWEVVKNEVALAEPITDSHGASVTERVADVVYTAKTPLADGYRDTVSLQLQLPEDAEGESLAFPVLQTCETGSTAWDQPTVEGEDEPELPAPVVTVTAAEEGEGHHGAGSASHEEEETAAATTASSTSSAGGADVVARVLGVGGLVVGAVGVAVALASRRRGPKASA; encoded by the coding sequence ATGACCTCGATCACCCCTTCCTCCGCTGCCCGTTCCTCCGCTGCCCGTTCCTCTTCCGGCCGCCCTTCGCAGCGCCTCCGCCTCGTCGGCAGCGGCGCCCTCGTCGCCGCCGGCTCCGTCGCCCTCGCGCTCGCCGCACCCACCGCGGCGAGCGCGCATGTGAGCGCCACCGCCAGCACCACGGCGGCCGGCGCCTACACGGTCGTCACGTTCTCGCTCGCTCACGGCTGCGAGGGCTCGCCGACCACCGGCCTCACCATCACCATCCCGGACGGGATCAACTCGGTCAGCCCGACCGTGAACCCCAACTGGGAGGTCGTGAAGAACGAGGTCGCCCTCGCCGAGCCGATCACGGACTCGCACGGCGCCTCGGTCACCGAGCGCGTCGCCGATGTCGTCTACACCGCGAAGACCCCGCTCGCCGACGGCTACCGCGACACCGTCTCGCTGCAGCTCCAGCTCCCCGAGGATGCGGAGGGCGAGAGCCTCGCGTTCCCGGTGCTGCAGACCTGCGAGACCGGCTCGACCGCCTGGGACCAGCCGACCGTCGAGGGCGAGGACGAGCCGGAGCTGCCTGCGCCTGTCGTGACCGTGACCGCCGCGGAGGAGGGCGAGGGCCACCACGGCGCCGGCTCCGCTTCGCACGAGGAGGAGGAGACCGCCGCCGCGACCACCGCCTCCTCGACGAGCTCCGCCGGTGGCGCCGACGTCGTCGCCCGCGTCCTCGGCGTCGGCGGCCTCGTCGTCGGCGCCGTCGGAGTCGCGGTCGCGCTCGCCTCGCGCCGTCGCGGACCGAAGGCCTCCGCGTGA
- a CDS encoding AzlD domain-containing protein: MSTAAVTLGIVVLAVGSFALRAGGVLLRDRMPLGDEAERLVERGTVVLLIAVALVSALTEGAEPAPVSRAAGVAAGAGAALLKAPLVVVVVVAAGTAAGLRALGV; this comes from the coding sequence GTGAGCACCGCCGCCGTGACCCTCGGCATCGTCGTGCTCGCGGTCGGCAGCTTCGCGCTGCGGGCGGGCGGGGTGCTGCTGCGCGACCGGATGCCGCTCGGCGACGAGGCGGAGCGACTCGTCGAACGGGGCACCGTCGTCCTGCTGATCGCGGTCGCCCTGGTGTCGGCGCTGACGGAGGGGGCGGAGCCGGCTCCCGTGTCGCGGGCCGCGGGAGTCGCGGCGGGCGCCGGGGCGGCACTCCTGAAGGCGCCGCTGGTGGTCGTGGTCGTCGTGGCGGCGGGAACGGCGGCGGGGCTCCGGGCTCTGGGGGTGTGA
- a CDS encoding copper resistance CopC family protein, producing the protein MTLRRSSSVAAAAILLGLAGSVVVAAPASAHNYLVSSTPAADATLTEQPGTLAVTTNDDLLVLGDDGRAAGLRVTGPDGLYYGDGCVTVLGPEASMPLELGAAGAYEVTWQVVSTDGHPVSGQYSFDWQPAAGVALSEGSESVPDCNGTVDVSGESASAESGSADGSDDAALSGADAVPIGDVLWIGGALVAVALAVGVTMLVLRRRPRE; encoded by the coding sequence GTGACGCTGCGCCGCAGCTCCAGCGTCGCCGCCGCGGCGATCCTGCTCGGCCTCGCCGGCTCGGTCGTCGTGGCGGCGCCCGCCAGCGCCCACAACTACCTCGTCTCGAGCACTCCCGCGGCCGACGCGACGCTCACCGAGCAGCCCGGCACCCTGGCCGTCACGACCAACGACGACCTGCTCGTGCTGGGCGACGACGGTCGTGCCGCCGGCCTGCGCGTCACCGGACCCGACGGCCTGTACTACGGCGACGGCTGCGTCACCGTCCTCGGCCCCGAGGCGTCGATGCCGCTCGAGCTCGGTGCGGCCGGCGCGTACGAGGTGACCTGGCAGGTCGTCTCGACCGACGGACACCCGGTGTCGGGCCAGTACTCGTTCGACTGGCAGCCCGCCGCGGGCGTCGCCCTCTCGGAGGGCTCGGAGTCGGTGCCGGACTGCAACGGCACCGTCGACGTCTCGGGGGAGTCCGCGTCCGCCGAGTCCGGCTCGGCCGACGGTTCCGATGACGCCGCCCTCTCGGGAGCCGATGCCGTGCCGATCGGGGACGTGCTGTGGATCGGCGGTGCGCTCGTTGCGGTCGCCCTCGCCGTCGGAGTCACGATGCTGGTGCTGCGCCGACGTCCTCGGGAGTAG
- a CDS encoding fasciclin domain-containing protein, translating to MRTTKRTTFAAFALISVATLGLTACSSGSGSTTESTEDSMSSSAPMETTTPMETETPMATMDPAANLVGPGCAAYAEQVPDGAGSVAGMSLDPVATAASNNPLLKTLTAAVSGQLNPDVNLVDTLNGSEFTVFAPVDDAFAKLDAATLATLATPEGAATLSSVLTYHVVPGQIAPADIDGTQTTVQGTDLTVTGSGDDIKVNDASVICGGVQTANATVYLIDTVLMPAA from the coding sequence ATGCGAACCACCAAGCGCACCACTTTCGCCGCATTCGCCCTCATCAGCGTCGCGACGCTCGGCCTCACCGCCTGCTCCAGCGGCAGCGGCTCGACCACCGAGTCGACCGAGGACTCGATGTCGTCCTCCGCTCCCATGGAGACCACCACCCCCATGGAGACCGAGACCCCCATGGCGACCATGGACCCGGCCGCGAACCTCGTCGGACCCGGCTGCGCCGCCTACGCCGAGCAGGTCCCGGACGGCGCCGGCTCCGTCGCCGGCATGTCGCTCGACCCGGTCGCCACGGCCGCCTCGAACAACCCGCTCCTCAAGACCCTCACCGCTGCGGTCTCCGGTCAGCTCAACCCCGACGTCAACCTCGTCGACACGCTGAACGGCAGCGAGTTCACCGTCTTCGCCCCCGTCGACGACGCGTTCGCCAAGCTCGACGCCGCGACGCTCGCCACGCTGGCCACCCCCGAGGGCGCCGCGACGCTGTCGTCGGTCCTGACCTACCACGTCGTCCCCGGCCAGATCGCTCCCGCCGACATCGACGGCACGCAGACCACCGTCCAGGGCACCGACCTCACCGTCACCGGCTCCGGCGACGACATCAAGGTGAACGACGCGTCGGTCATCTGCGGTGGCGTCCAGACCGCCAACGCGACCGTGTACCTCATCGACACCGTCCTCATGCCGGCTGCGTAA